A genomic region of Eucalyptus grandis isolate ANBG69807.140 chromosome 5, ASM1654582v1, whole genome shotgun sequence contains the following coding sequences:
- the LOC104433028 gene encoding 1-aminocyclopropane-1-carboxylate oxidase homolog 4-like has protein sequence MGVTDTTQQALDRAQEVKQFDESKLGVKGLVDSGLTSIPSLFIHPPETLSSLKPAQPRPGSIHSIPIIDLSGWDSCRRPSIIEEVGRVSRELGFFQVVNHGVPTEVMDRTIAAVKAFNEQPVEAKARIYRREMAGEMDTGVAFFSNVDLFHSKAASWRDTLQLRLEPKPDMAEMPEVCKNEVMEWDRQIQCLGSILMGLLSEGLGLSPEKLQELTCLDSRKMVGNYYPCCPQPDLTVGLSSHTDPGVIAVLLQDQLPGLQVKHEDEWLDAPPIPGALVVNIGDILQIMSNNEYKSAEHRVLANPNREARVSIVVFHNLTDSDIQAGPLPELISLDKPAAFRQFTMGEYWRAFYTTKLDESLVHYFRV, from the exons ATGGGCGTCACGGACACCACTCAACAAGCCTTGGACCGAGCCCAAGAGGTCAAGCAATTCGATGAATCCAAGCTCGGAGTCAAAGGTCTCGTCGACTCGGGCCTCACCTCCATCCCTTCCCTCTTCATCCACCCACCCGAGACCCTCTCAAGCCTCAAGCCCGCCCAGCCCAGGCCCGGTTCGATCCATTCGATCCCTATTATCGACCTCTCCGGCTGGGACTCCTGCCGCCGGCCCTCCATCATTGAAGAAGTGGGGCGCGTGTCTCGCGAGCTCGGCTTCTTCCAGGTAGTCAACCACGGTGTGCCAACGGAGGTTATGGACCGCACGATCGCGGCCGTGAAGGCCTTCAACGAGCAACCGGTGGAGGCGAAGGCAAGGATATACAGGAGGGAGATGGCGGGGGAGATGGACACCGGCGTCGCATTCTTCTCCAACGTTGACTTGTTCCATTCCAAAGCGGCTAGCTGGAG GGACACGCTCCAATTAAGGCTGGAGCCGAAACCGGACATGGCAGAGATGCCCGAGGTCTGCAAAAATGAGGTGATGGAATGGGATCGACAGATCCAATGCCTGGGAAGCATCCTGATGGGATTGTTGAGCGAGGGGTTGGGATTGAGTCCCGAAAAATTACAGGAATTGACATGCCTAGATAGCAGGAAGATGGTGGGGAATTACTATCCATGCTGTCCCCAGCCTGATCTGACGGTCGGCTTGTCGTCCCACACGGACCCGGGAGTGATCGCAGTGCTCTTGCAGGACCAACTCCCAGGTTTGCAAGTGAAGCATGAGGATGAGTGGTTGGATGCACCGCCCATTCCCGGTGCTCTGGTTGTGAACATTGGTGACATCCTTCAG ATCATGTCCAACAATGAGTACAAAAGTGCAGAGCACCGAGTATTGGCCAACCCTAATCGAGAGGCACGTGTGTCAATAGTAGTTTTCCACAACTTGACGGATTCGGATATTCAGGCCGGACCGTTGCCGGAGCTCATATCCTTAGATAAACCTGCTGCTTTTCGGCAGTTCACCATGGGCGAATACTGGAGGGCATTCTATACTACTAAGTTGGATGAAAGTCTTGTCCATTACTTCAGGGTGTGA